Proteins from a genomic interval of Trifolium pratense cultivar HEN17-A07 linkage group LG6, ARS_RC_1.1, whole genome shotgun sequence:
- the LOC123888432 gene encoding protein SSUH2 homolog, with product MEQQPLLSEQKNDLVGNQSGNWSSYQYLGRTGSAIPTGSLTGTHVSVDEIRSAAAVSSSVGYYPPVHGALVGSPEPDPTVQAPVHQGGYGGDYGGPRPEVQRENLDEVEIRELLIDHVGHRCCWGSRPARTWKIHAVEDCNVYVGTLDTFIEEREIIKETEPYLGSSIDGKDKGPELSIWELDLRSQFPVLFVPSKEVREKIPHSEVIEKCSDCTGRGGIVCSTCNADQEPGHYKENQMTQCPSCYGRGLIAHKDGSDTLCVKCNGKGKLPCATCGSRGLLKCETCNGTGSLLARSVAIVKWRTLSTRKVNATRGAASVPDEVFHRSQGVQLCNTQAYQCTPAFFADSYFLNKFSSEVIAERAQVPTTARVICERHTISVVPVTRVTMSHRRQSFSFYIVGYNRDVYLKDYYPSRYCWGLCPCLEWLKL from the exons ATGGAACAACAACCACTTCTATCTG aacaaaaaaatgatttggTTGGGAATCAGAGTGGAAATTGGAGCTCGTATCAGTATCTGGGTCGAACAGGTTCTGCAATACCTACTGGTTCATTGACTGGAACTCATGTAAGTGTTGATGAAATTCGATCTGCTGCTGCTGTTTCTTCTTCTGTAGGCTACTATCCTCCTGTTCATGGGGCTTTGGTTGGATCACCTGAGCCTGATCCTACAG TGCAAGCTCCTGTCCATCAAGGCGGATATGGAGGAGATTATGGTGGACCAAGACCTGAAGTCCAGAG GGAAAATTTGGATGAAGTAGAGATACGAGAGTTGCTCATTGATCATGTTGGTCATCGTTGTTGTTGGGGTAGCCGTCCTGCTCGAACATGGAAGATTCATGCAGTGGAAGACTGTAATGTTTATGTTGGAACTCTCGATACGTTCATAGAAGAAAGAGAGATCATAAAGGAGACAGAGCCATACCTTGGTAGCAGTATTGATGGAAAGGATAAGGGACCCGAACTTAGTATTTGGGAATTGGATCTAAGGTCTCAGTTCCCTGTTCTATTTGTACCCTCCAAAGAAGTGCGTGAAAAGATTCCCCATTCTGAAGTTATTGAGAAATGCTCAG ATTGTACCGGGCGAGGAGGGATAGTCTGTAGTACATGCAATGCGGACCAAGAACCTGGACATTATAAAGAAAATCAGATGACTCAATGTCCTAGTTGTTATGGAAGGGGTTTGATTGCTCACAAAGATGGTTCTGACACACT ATGTGTGAAATGTAATGGTAAAGGGAAGCTTCCTTGTGCAACCTGTGGATCTCGTGGATTGCTTAAGTGTGAAACGTGTAATGGAACCGGTTCTCTTTTAGCACGCAGTGTAGCCATTGTTAAATG GAGGACACTTTCAACTCGGAAAGTAAATGCAACTAGAGGAGCAGCGTCAGTACCAGACGAGGTTTTCCATAGATCCCAAGGGGTTCAATTATGCAACACTCAGGCTTACCAATGTACTCCCGCCTTTTTCGCTGATtcttattttctcaacaaatttTCTTCTGAAGTCATTGCTGAGAGAGCTCAAGTACCTACCACTGCAAGAGTCATTTGTGAAAGACATACAATCTCAGTTGTTCCAGTAACTCGCGTCACCATGTCTCATCGCCGGCAATCCTTCAGTTTCTATATTGTAGGATATAACAGGGACGTTTACTTAAAGGATTATTACCCCTCTAGATATTGTTGGGGCTTGTGTCCTTGTTTGGAGTGGTTGAAGTTGTGA